One Halobacterium zhouii genomic region harbors:
- a CDS encoding CBS domain-containing protein, with product MDIADIYVTEYADVSPDVPASKLAARFREDGVKAVVVRGDDYEGVVTERQFLRSHVPPKTKVRSLVWHVSRVRPDEDVRDVARLLVGGQTTVLPVFDGDELVGVVTADGVLEAVREDLDALTVDDVHTDDLVTVSPDDGVGVVLNHFRERAITHLPVVDDDGDVAGVVSVHDLLGITTRSVEKSSGGDTGFPEGLSHGGFGAREGDRDDLMSVPVGNVMSDPAATTTPDRPLGEAVGEMLERGISSLVVVDESERATGIVTKTDALESLTWTDEDAPVVQVQNVDLMDDLSVDNVRNTVDELVSRYEAMSLLEANVYFHEHEERVRGTPLMLARIRLFTDKGHFVGTGEGYGAGHAFRLAANVVERQILEGKTRGRSKKGRDREERAARKRYGWYLSGSE from the coding sequence ATGGACATCGCAGACATCTACGTCACCGAGTACGCGGACGTATCACCCGACGTGCCCGCGTCGAAACTCGCCGCGCGGTTCCGCGAGGACGGCGTGAAAGCTGTGGTCGTCCGGGGAGACGACTACGAGGGTGTCGTGACGGAGCGCCAGTTCCTGCGCTCGCACGTGCCGCCGAAGACGAAGGTTCGGTCGCTCGTCTGGCACGTATCGAGAGTCCGACCCGACGAGGACGTCCGGGACGTCGCGCGCCTGCTCGTCGGCGGGCAGACGACAGTGCTGCCAGTGTTCGACGGCGACGAACTCGTTGGGGTCGTCACCGCGGACGGCGTACTCGAGGCTGTTCGGGAGGACCTCGACGCGCTCACGGTCGACGACGTTCACACCGATGATCTGGTGACGGTGTCGCCAGACGACGGCGTCGGCGTCGTGCTGAACCACTTCCGCGAGCGCGCCATCACGCACCTCCCGGTCGTGGACGACGACGGGGACGTGGCTGGCGTCGTGAGCGTCCACGACCTGCTCGGCATCACCACGCGCTCGGTGGAGAAGTCGAGCGGCGGCGACACCGGGTTCCCGGAGGGGCTGAGCCACGGCGGGTTCGGCGCGCGAGAGGGAGACCGAGACGACCTGATGAGCGTCCCGGTGGGGAACGTGATGAGCGACCCGGCAGCGACCACGACGCCCGACCGACCGCTCGGGGAGGCCGTCGGAGAGATGCTGGAGCGCGGCATCTCCTCGCTCGTCGTGGTGGACGAATCGGAGCGAGCGACAGGCATCGTGACGAAGACCGACGCGCTCGAGTCGCTGACGTGGACCGACGAGGACGCGCCGGTCGTGCAGGTCCAGAACGTCGACCTGATGGACGACCTCTCGGTGGACAACGTTCGAAACACTGTCGACGAACTCGTCTCCCGGTACGAGGCGATGTCACTCCTGGAGGCGAACGTCTACTTCCACGAGCACGAGGAACGGGTGCGCGGCACGCCGCTGATGCTGGCGCGCATCCGCTTGTTCACGGACAAGGGTCACTTCGTCGGCACCGGCGAGGGCTACGGCGCGGGGCACGCGTTCCGCCTCGCCGCGAACGTCGTGGAGCGCCAGATTCTCGAGGGGAAGACGCGGGGCCGCTCGAAGAAGGGGCGGGACCGAGAGGAACGCGCCGCTCGCAAGCGCTACGGCTGGTATCTGTCGGGATCCGAGTAG